The Fructilactobacillus myrtifloralis genome contains a region encoding:
- a CDS encoding alpha/beta hydrolase, which yields MTATKQPKPKQKRIWPRVLISVLVILVIIGGVMIYFLFNFAFQRGGFASRQEQNINTEFYDRTPSQTWTQKTKDGLTLKAHYFTADQPTNKTIVVVHGYGGSARKMSSYIRMFHNDGYNVLAPDNRTFGQSQGHYIGYGWLDRSDLAHWMKQLNQYNPHAEIGMFGVSMGAAEVLYTLPLAPHNVKFAIADCGYTSISAELAFQLKTMFKLPSFPILQIASVYSKLFAKYNFQRADTKQTLRQNQIPLFIIHGDRDTFVPTKFAYQNFRNNGGKNKELWIVKGAGHAQSRSLEPEQYQQRTQAFAERWFNPQPAKQLGK from the coding sequence ATGACAGCAACTAAGCAACCAAAACCAAAACAAAAACGGATCTGGCCCAGGGTCCTAATCAGTGTCCTGGTTATTTTGGTCATCATTGGGGGCGTGATGATTTATTTCCTCTTTAACTTTGCCTTCCAACGGGGTGGATTTGCCTCGCGCCAGGAACAAAACATTAATACCGAATTTTATGACCGGACGCCTTCCCAAACGTGGACGCAGAAAACCAAGGATGGCCTAACGCTCAAGGCTCACTACTTCACGGCGGACCAGCCGACGAACAAGACCATCGTGGTGGTGCACGGCTATGGAGGCTCAGCCCGGAAGATGAGCTCCTACATTCGGATGTTTCATAACGATGGCTACAACGTGCTAGCTCCCGATAACCGAACCTTTGGCCAAAGTCAGGGGCACTACATTGGGTACGGGTGGCTAGATCGAAGTGACCTGGCCCACTGGATGAAGCAGCTAAACCAGTATAATCCGCATGCTGAAATCGGGATGTTTGGGGTCAGCATGGGCGCCGCCGAGGTGCTGTACACCTTGCCCCTGGCTCCGCATAACGTTAAGTTTGCGATTGCCGATTGTGGTTATACGAGCATCAGTGCCGAGTTAGCCTTCCAGCTAAAGACCATGTTCAAACTGCCGTCATTTCCGATTCTGCAAATTGCCAGTGTGTACTCCAAGCTCTTTGCTAAATATAACTTCCAAAGAGCCGATACCAAGCAGACGTTACGGCAGAATCAAATTCCACTCTTCATTATTCATGGGGACCGGGATACGTTTGTACCCACTAAGTTTGCCTACCAGAACTTTCGCAATAACGGTGGGAAAAACAAGGAACTTTGGATTGTGAAGGGGGCCGGTCATGCCCAATCCCGCTCGCTGGAACCCGAACAATACCAACAAAGAACCCAGGCCTTTGCAGAACGGTGGTTTAACCCGCAACCCGCAAAGCAGTTGGGGAAGTAG
- the galU gene encoding UTP--glucose-1-phosphate uridylyltransferase GalU has protein sequence MKKVTKAVIPAAGLGTRFLPETKAVPKEMLPVIDTPTIQYIVEEAKASGITDVVIVTGSGKNEIEDHFSPNFMLEDNLERKGKLEMLKAVRATDDVKVYFVRQGYPKGLGDAVLTAKSFIGDEPFVVMLGDDLMTDQVPLTKQLINSYEKTGASTLAVMRVPHEDTSKYGVIDPVEKLDDETYQVRQFVEKPNPDDAPSDLAIIGRYLFTPEILDVLETTKPGKGNEVQLTDAIDTLNKSQKVYAHEFKGERFDTGNKLSWLETNIRFGLKRPELSADLKDYIIKLAQELDQ, from the coding sequence ATGAAAAAAGTTACCAAAGCGGTGATTCCCGCCGCGGGATTAGGAACCCGGTTTCTCCCAGAAACCAAGGCCGTACCGAAGGAAATGTTACCAGTCATTGATACTCCAACGATTCAATACATTGTAGAAGAAGCCAAGGCCTCGGGGATTACGGACGTTGTCATTGTAACTGGGAGTGGCAAGAATGAAATCGAAGACCACTTCTCACCGAACTTCATGTTAGAAGATAACCTGGAGCGTAAGGGGAAACTCGAGATGCTAAAAGCAGTTCGGGCGACTGACGACGTCAAGGTTTATTTTGTCCGGCAGGGCTATCCCAAGGGCTTAGGTGATGCCGTATTAACGGCGAAGAGCTTTATTGGAGACGAACCGTTTGTAGTAATGCTTGGTGATGACCTGATGACTGATCAAGTTCCATTAACGAAGCAACTCATTAATAGTTACGAAAAGACGGGGGCTTCAACGTTAGCCGTGATGCGGGTTCCACATGAAGATACTTCAAAATATGGGGTGATTGATCCCGTAGAGAAGCTCGATGACGAAACGTATCAAGTCCGGCAATTCGTGGAAAAGCCCAATCCTGACGACGCGCCTAGTGATTTGGCCATTATTGGCCGTTACTTATTTACCCCGGAAATCCTCGATGTGTTGGAAACAACGAAGCCGGGGAAGGGGAATGAGGTCCAGTTAACGGATGCGATTGATACCCTGAACAAGTCGCAAAAGGTCTATGCACACGAATTTAAGGGAGAACGTTTCGATACTGGGAACAAGCTCAGTTGGTTAGAAACGAACATCCGCTTTGGGTTGAAACGGCCCGAACTAAGCGCTGATTTGAAGGATTATATCATCAAATTAGCACAAGAATTAGATCAATAA
- a CDS encoding glucose 1-dehydrogenase, translating into MYKDLEGKTAVITGGDSGIGAAIAERLGQEHMNVVINYHKNEAAANDTAAKVEAAGGKATILQHDISNEAAADALVKKAVDTFGGMDVFFNNAGMEKSCPTDQIELNDWNAVLGVNLTGTFLGTKAALDYWLANKKKGVVINTSSVHQQIPWPNFASYAASKGGVKLFTETTAMEYANQNIRINQICPGAIDTPINAKKFADPEQYASTVSMVPMNRVGTPAEVAAGAAFLASDQASYITGVSLYIDGGMTLYPAFKDGKG; encoded by the coding sequence ATGTACAAAGATCTTGAAGGCAAAACTGCCGTAATTACAGGGGGAGACTCTGGAATTGGAGCAGCAATTGCCGAACGACTCGGCCAAGAACACATGAACGTGGTGATCAACTACCACAAAAATGAAGCCGCTGCTAATGACACCGCTGCTAAAGTAGAAGCTGCTGGTGGTAAAGCAACCATTCTCCAACACGATATCAGTAACGAAGCCGCTGCTGATGCGTTGGTTAAAAAAGCCGTTGATACCTTTGGTGGCATGGACGTCTTCTTCAACAACGCCGGAATGGAAAAAAGTTGTCCTACTGATCAAATCGAACTTAATGACTGGAATGCCGTCTTGGGCGTGAACTTAACGGGGACTTTCTTAGGAACCAAAGCCGCTCTTGACTACTGGTTAGCTAACAAGAAAAAGGGAGTTGTGATTAACACTTCTTCCGTGCACCAACAGATTCCTTGGCCTAACTTCGCAAGCTATGCTGCAAGTAAAGGTGGGGTTAAACTCTTCACTGAAACGACCGCAATGGAATACGCTAACCAAAACATTCGGATTAACCAAATTTGTCCCGGTGCGATTGATACCCCAATCAACGCCAAAAAATTTGCTGATCCAGAACAATACGCTTCAACGGTTTCCATGGTTCCGATGAATCGCGTTGGAACGCCAGCTGAAGTAGCTGCTGGGGCTGCTTTCTTAGCTTCTGACCAAGCTAGTTACATCACTGGGGTTTCGCTCTACATTGATGGTGGAATGACTCTCTACCCTGCTTTCAAAGACGGTAAGGGTTAA
- a CDS encoding iron-sulfur cluster biosynthesis family protein has protein sequence MNLTITDAAMDYIKKRLPNAKYYLLATDDGSNQYSKGGGSCTVGDTFQVVGVSELEDPYKIKMDNNQDAPFYTSENDMSFFDKGMKIDFNHNWLQLKSDSELLDGQMTTNDATKGVDDTKMDGVIGC, from the coding sequence ATGAACTTAACGATTACGGATGCAGCAATGGACTACATCAAAAAACGGTTACCAAACGCAAAGTATTACCTATTAGCAACTGACGATGGTTCCAACCAATACTCTAAGGGTGGTGGATCATGTACAGTTGGTGATACCTTCCAAGTAGTAGGGGTATCAGAACTAGAAGATCCTTACAAGATTAAAATGGACAACAACCAAGATGCTCCATTCTACACGAGTGAAAATGATATGTCCTTCTTTGATAAGGGAATGAAGATCGACTTTAACCACAACTGGTTACAATTAAAGAGTGACAGTGAGTTGTTAGATGGTCAAATGACCACGAACGACGCTACTAAGGGCGTTGATGACACCAAGATGGACGGTGTGATTGGCTGCTAA
- a CDS encoding glycosyltransferase family 2 protein: MNTYNVSCVIVTHNRLELLQECIQHLQAQTYQLSHIVIVDNDSDQPTKQYLESIKSSQIIVYTSTQNLGGAGGFEIGLKEAFNQTNDNYFWILDDDTIPTETALEEFVKASSAIHQQFGFLCSDVRWTNSDSCNVPVPVNDWNEQIANGLIGVKQATFVSILVSRTAIEAVGFPIGSMFIWGDDTEYTRRLSRYQSSYYVIKSVVVHKTVANVSTVNIFNDTPARINRYFYLYRNVFFISKKYDGKLKTFKLFLHDVCDLIEIPFKAKNYRFKRFMTTFKGIISGITYNPKADLPNKPSK, translated from the coding sequence ATGAATACTTATAACGTATCTTGTGTTATCGTCACCCACAACCGATTAGAATTACTCCAAGAATGTATCCAACATCTACAAGCGCAAACCTATCAATTATCGCATATTGTCATTGTTGATAATGATAGTGATCAACCAACCAAACAATACTTAGAGAGCATTAAAAGTAGCCAAATTATTGTTTATACTTCCACCCAAAACCTTGGTGGTGCTGGTGGCTTTGAAATTGGTCTTAAGGAAGCTTTTAATCAAACTAATGATAATTATTTCTGGATCCTGGATGATGATACCATCCCGACTGAAACAGCTTTAGAAGAATTTGTTAAAGCTAGTTCAGCCATCCACCAACAATTTGGCTTCTTATGTAGTGACGTGCGCTGGACCAATAGTGATTCTTGCAACGTCCCAGTTCCAGTCAATGATTGGAATGAGCAGATAGCCAACGGCTTAATTGGGGTTAAACAGGCAACCTTTGTTTCTATCCTAGTTAGTAGAACTGCAATTGAAGCAGTGGGCTTCCCCATTGGTTCAATGTTTATCTGGGGTGATGATACAGAGTATACTAGGCGTCTCAGTCGCTACCAGTCTTCTTACTACGTCATCAAAAGTGTCGTGGTGCACAAAACTGTCGCAAATGTTTCCACCGTTAACATCTTCAACGATACCCCGGCCCGAATTAATCGCTATTTTTATCTTTACCGCAACGTCTTCTTTATTTCCAAAAAATACGATGGTAAGTTAAAAACCTTTAAACTCTTCCTTCATGATGTCTGTGATTTAATTGAAATCCCGTTTAAAGCTAAGAACTATCGCTTTAAACGGTTTATGACCACTTTCAAAGGGATTATTAGTGGAATTACATATAATCCCAAGGCAGATCTTCCTAATAAACCAAGTAAGTAA
- a CDS encoding GT-D fold domain-containing glycosyltransferase, translating into MESRMVKFKNKLKQNQAIVSLYTAFMKQKTNLQFAFYRPPFRPKIIDADATLALISKNQLSISRYGDGELNWMIGDDGFESFEIGSSKLQNRLAEIIKSNLPNHLVGIPGNLTDPNQVNDESSFFWKKQLCKNGSKWFSYLDPHKTYYDADITRPYIEKRDKRNSEKTFNLLKQVWNNRDVLIVEGQETRFGVGNDLLANAHSIRRIECPVTNAFERYDEILKTIKKHVKPNDLVLAALGPTATVLAFDLCKSGFQTIDIGHADIEYEWFKNGATEKVPVSGKYVNEVSHEVIGEIDGSVLKDYQAQIIDKVEV; encoded by the coding sequence ATGGAATCTAGAATGGTAAAGTTCAAAAATAAATTAAAACAAAACCAAGCAATTGTCTCTCTTTATACCGCCTTTATGAAACAAAAAACTAACTTACAATTTGCTTTCTATCGCCCCCCATTTCGACCGAAAATTATTGATGCTGATGCTACGTTAGCGCTAATTAGCAAAAATCAGCTTTCGATTAGTCGTTATGGTGATGGTGAACTCAATTGGATGATTGGTGACGACGGTTTTGAATCATTTGAAATCGGCAGTTCAAAATTGCAAAATCGACTTGCTGAAATCATTAAATCCAACCTACCCAATCATTTAGTCGGAATCCCTGGTAATTTAACCGATCCTAATCAGGTAAACGATGAAAGTAGCTTTTTTTGGAAAAAGCAATTATGTAAAAACGGCTCCAAATGGTTTAGTTATTTAGATCCACACAAAACCTATTATGATGCTGACATTACTCGTCCCTACATCGAAAAACGCGACAAGCGCAACAGCGAAAAAACCTTCAATTTATTAAAGCAGGTTTGGAATAATCGGGATGTTTTAATTGTCGAGGGACAAGAAACTCGTTTTGGGGTCGGAAATGATCTCCTTGCTAATGCTCATTCAATTCGTAGAATCGAATGTCCCGTTACTAATGCCTTTGAACGCTATGATGAGATCTTGAAAACAATTAAAAAGCATGTTAAACCAAACGACTTAGTTTTAGCTGCTCTGGGCCCAACAGCGACGGTGCTCGCTTTTGATTTATGCAAAAGCGGCTTTCAAACTATCGACATTGGGCATGCTGATATTGAGTATGAATGGTTCAAAAACGGCGCTACTGAAAAAGTTCCTGTAAGTGGTAAATATGTCAATGAAGTTAGCCATGAGGTAATTGGTGAAATTGATGGTTCTGTTTTAAAGGATTACCAAGCGCAAATTATTGATAAAGTTGAGGTTTAA
- a CDS encoding GT-D fold domain-containing glycosyltransferase yields MKKFINNHPTLYAIFHVLANLKTIILFQFYRPPFTPKIENSSTTIQKILDEHLSVSRYGDGELNWMVGNDDQTSFEIQSDQLQRRLQEIISSNLQHHIVTLPMALKTLDDTTFKSIYFWEKQLLKNGSKWFKYIDPQKTYYDTNITRPYIDKKNKQTTGQIFRLLLQIWSQRDVLIVEGTKTRFGVGNDLLKNARSIRRVECPPKNAFENYETILKTVTKVARPNDIILVALGPTATVLAYDLCKQGLQTIDIGHADIEYEWFKQGATEKTAVTGKYVNEVTNHVNGNLDTPDLKTYQAQIIATI; encoded by the coding sequence GTGAAAAAATTCATTAATAACCATCCCACCCTCTATGCCATTTTTCATGTGCTGGCCAATTTAAAAACTATCATTTTGTTTCAATTTTACCGCCCACCATTCACACCTAAAATTGAAAATTCCAGCACTACCATCCAAAAAATTCTTGATGAACATCTTTCGGTAAGCCGTTATGGCGACGGAGAGTTGAATTGGATGGTGGGAAATGACGACCAGACCTCCTTTGAAATTCAAAGCGACCAATTACAACGACGGTTACAAGAAATTATTTCATCAAACTTACAGCATCATATTGTCACCCTCCCGATGGCACTTAAAACCCTTGACGATACAACGTTTAAAAGCATCTATTTTTGGGAAAAACAGTTGCTTAAGAACGGATCAAAGTGGTTTAAATACATTGATCCCCAAAAAACCTATTATGACACCAATATTACCCGGCCATACATTGATAAAAAAAATAAACAAACCACCGGACAAATCTTTCGGTTACTGTTGCAAATTTGGTCGCAACGCGATGTTCTAATCGTAGAGGGTACCAAAACTAGATTTGGGGTTGGAAACGATTTATTGAAAAATGCACGAAGTATTCGTCGTGTCGAATGTCCACCAAAGAATGCTTTTGAAAATTATGAAACTATTTTAAAAACGGTTACTAAGGTAGCTCGTCCAAATGATATTATCTTAGTGGCCCTAGGACCAACAGCAACCGTACTTGCTTATGATCTATGTAAACAAGGTCTGCAAACTATTGACATTGGGCATGCTGACATTGAATACGAATGGTTTAAGCAGGGGGCCACCGAAAAAACGGCTGTTACTGGCAAATATGTTAATGAAGTTACTAATCATGTTAATGGAAATCTTGACACCCCCGATTTAAAAACGTACCAAGCCCAGATCATTGCAACAATTTAG